In the Haemorhous mexicanus isolate bHaeMex1 chromosome 16, bHaeMex1.pri, whole genome shotgun sequence genome, ccttgaggaaggcccaacccctgcatgcaaggaaaaacccacacatggggaagggaagcccaggctttctcccttcccccctgcactgccccccacAATAACgctgatcccaaagcaaacaagggcagtggagcagcccaagcccttccttgcctgcacagcaaagcagcctcagcacaggttctggagtcccacctctgctcccaccatggggtttgtttgtgtggggctggctgccccagcccggggcacggtgggggctgggggctgttggcagggccaggagcccactcccatttcgtacccagcccagcccatccccccagccctgccaaaaccagctgggcaggcgactgaaggatcagctgcatctgccccagcaaagggggaaccttTGGTTCCCGGCCAGGCTGTGCAATGCCCACATGTGGGAGCATCCCCCTGCGTGTGGACTCATCTGTAAATTTgctgtggagcctggctttgaagaaggtGCCACAATCAAGgtccatcatcttcagctggccagtggccaggtccaggaagaggttgccatccttgatgtcatcctcgctgtctccagcagcagcagtcccacctggtacagcttctccaggggctccttctccttccctggggtgagaccaggctctcaggttctgcccaaggccccagctgtcagggaaccaggacaagcaaaaccagctcagatggtggccaccagtgctgggcagagcagctcagctccagcacaagggctgtgtgttcccatctgatgagccctgggcagtgacacgggcaggacaaaaaagtctggcttcctttgcttctgactgccaaggcatgtgtggagctgtaacttaccagggccctgcatcacagtgtgcctgtggctctctcccttcttctagtgcagatgaatatcctgcatccaaggatgacagagcagctcttctaatGAGGGTCTGTCCAAGTCCAGCATGGATAAACACCGCCTGATCAGATCTTGGCACTCTgggcagagaaaccacaaaccACCGGTCagttggagaaggctcctgttggctttgccccactattcccgtgcccaggccatgctggatgtgctcagagctgggcctaagctttcccatccattccctggtttggaggagagcaggagagcaggacatgtgccacctcctcagcagctgccagagcaggatgctcacgagcccgctgctgtctcccagcactggtattcccccgtgcccagagatgaggatccaccttgagagagcccttgtggcagCGAGAGTTGATGGTCCCAGCTGATGTTCTGGCCCCTCCTGAAAGGATGCTCCCCACagaccatctggtgcagcaggatgcccagggaccagatggtagCTGGCCTGCCATAGTACCAGCCAAAGTGGGTCCATTCCGGGGGGCTGTATGACCgtgttcctatggaatacagatggagttcatcagggggatgctgctgctcccagagcctggccccagcatccctgctccagtggcacagggagtgTGACgcactgccctctcaccagcacctgggacttgtgTACAGACTTGGGgttggaagagggcagtggaAGCCCTGGCAAGGCCCCACCATAACAAGGAAGAAaccactcagtgctgggggaaaaaccatgcctgcatcctccctgcctgcattgctcCAAAAAACATTATGAACCCAAAAAAAAGCAGGCGAGTGGAACAGTCCAAGCCCTTTCTCACCAGCACACCAAACTGGCTGGGGCCCTGGTTCCGACCCCCCCTCTCGGCTACCCCCACCCACGGGTGTTTTTGTTGGGCTGGCTGCCCTagccccagtcctgggcagagtggtgggcaaaggctgcctgcagggctggaagctggctccacacccagccctgctcaaaagcaacttggctgaagtctcagtgccatgaagggctgcagaagggagaatccccactgccacacccagcttgggctgtgagatgttgggccatgagatgctgggaccaggagcacaccctgtgtgggctcacctgcaaagtgagtgtaggctgtgtcctgcaggtacgtgccacagccaaagtcaatcaatttggcctgcccggtggccaggtcaaccaggatgttctctggtttgatgtccctgtgcaggaccccgcagctggtgcagtgccgcacggcctccagcacctggcggaacagcTCCCGCGCCACCTCCTCGGGCAGGAAGCCCCGTGCCcgaatgaaatgctgcaggtcctgacaccgctccgggcgctccagcaccatcaagACATCGTTGGGGAGCtcaagccactccagcagctggaccacaccagggaagccagtggacaccttggccagcagcacgatctccaggggtgcgctggtgccgtcgggctgcgggaggagcacgaTGCCGTCAGTGGGGCTGATGCCGTGCCGGGGCTCAggaagccctcagccagcctgggatgctctgtgccctgcgctggccccacGCCCGCTCTCCCTCGAGGCGTCCTGGAGGCTTCCACCCTGTCGGGCCTCGGCTCATCCCCGCTCGGCATGGCCCGGCTgctcccgctggccccgctcactcaccagctcgccccagTGCCGGACGCGCTCCCGTGGCAcccttttgatggccacctgcaagccaagggAAGCAGCGGGCTGAGTTCGCCGCCCGccttgctcagccccatcctccgccctcctcctcctccgccccctcctcctcctcctcctcctgcgcccgccgctcaccggggcaccgtccgagagccgcgtggccgcgaagacgctgccgaagccgccgcgccccagcaGCGAGCCTAGCCggtactgctccttcaggccctgctgcgccttccctgccggcgggacgcggctgtcagcgctcggcccggggccggcaacggcccccgagcgcccctcaAGCGCCCCAGGCcggccatccccaggcgttcgctccctgcagcgggacagcggcggctcggggccggcggccgcgctgccgagcggcggagctcgggccgggcaagcggcagcggaggcggcgggagcggccgcgccgcctgTGTCCTCCGCGGgccccgggaggggccggggctggggcaggggccggggccggggccggggccggggccggggccggggccggggccaggctcgggccaggcggagccaaagggaggcgatgccgcccctgtcccaggcactgatgcccgcccagcagcgccaccgCCAGTACGACCAGAGCCGGCCGGAGGCAAGACCGCGGCGGGACGCCCGGGGCCGGGgacggggcagccccgcccggggccgggggcgggccgggggcatgGCCCGACCGGGCAAGGGGagagagactgggagaggaggggacctCGGGAAAGGGAGAccgggagagggagaggcaagcgggactgcgggacaagcgggactgcgggagagggagaggacaagCAAGAGGGACTCGGCAAAGtcgctgcttttgctgctgctttcgctgctgctttcgctgctgctgctgccgctgcaacTGAAGCGCCGAGGCCGtttgtccccgtgtccgttTGTCCGTTGCCCACTGGCCCCCGCGCCGAGTCCCGCGCTCcccgggggcagcccctgagcctgtccaAACACGGGAACTTGGCCGTGTTCAGCCAAGACCCAGAGTCtgcactcctgcacagcagcacaggaatcccctcggtccctgctgtgcattgtccctgctgagggtcaA is a window encoding:
- the LOC132334506 gene encoding serine/threonine-protein kinase pim-1-like codes for the protein MSYTQFAFPWISLESNAGEVAIKRVPRERVRHWGELEIVLLAKVSTGFPGVVQLLEWLELPNDVLMVLERPERCQDLQHFIRARGFLPEEVARELFRQVLEAVRHCTSCGVLHRDIKPENILVTPGTSDDRVGSRSSRDGKKARKRRVKTRRALGVRTDESGRYVLPRP